A window of Pirellula sp. SH-Sr6A contains these coding sequences:
- a CDS encoding cytochrome c, whose amino-acid sequence MCRSRTKVLIVIVMFVLHGCAERNPTEPAAGQTMAQPEVKSTTADGMASEADSANQFKTERITTSLLPNAWRIHPKVISGGLPEGDAAFRELAGLGIKTIISVDGAKPDVSLARAHGLRYVHMPHGYDGISNSRGKELAKAVRDLPGPIYVHCHHGKHRSPTAAAVACIGAGLIATGSGEAFLTHAGTGENYRGLYASAREAIRFENAELDRLAIEFEETVDVSHIAEAMVEIENRFAKLKKLEQLNWDRSAVANLGLDASHEALLLRESYAELIRVLDFANEREGFEDALRSSEIEAKQLEESLTDWEKQSTQLPPDSVRQAFALVAKSCASCHKKYRDVPLSEK is encoded by the coding sequence ATGTGTAGAAGTCGGACTAAGGTGCTTATTGTGATCGTGATGTTCGTTTTGCATGGATGTGCTGAGCGGAATCCTACCGAGCCAGCGGCGGGTCAAACCATGGCTCAGCCGGAAGTGAAAAGCACTACTGCCGATGGAATGGCGTCTGAAGCAGATTCTGCTAACCAGTTCAAAACGGAACGAATAACGACGTCGCTCTTGCCGAATGCTTGGCGCATTCATCCAAAAGTAATCTCAGGTGGGTTGCCCGAAGGAGACGCAGCTTTCAGGGAGTTGGCTGGATTGGGCATCAAGACGATCATCAGCGTGGATGGTGCCAAACCAGATGTTTCGTTAGCGCGAGCACATGGACTTCGATACGTACATATGCCACATGGTTACGATGGCATCTCGAATTCGAGGGGAAAGGAACTGGCGAAGGCAGTGCGCGATCTGCCCGGCCCTATTTACGTACACTGCCACCACGGAAAGCATCGTAGTCCAACAGCGGCGGCTGTAGCATGTATCGGAGCTGGACTAATTGCTACCGGCAGCGGAGAGGCGTTCCTAACGCATGCAGGTACCGGCGAGAACTATCGAGGACTTTATGCTTCTGCACGAGAGGCAATCAGATTCGAAAATGCGGAACTCGATAGGCTTGCGATCGAGTTCGAGGAAACAGTGGATGTATCGCATATTGCGGAAGCGATGGTCGAAATTGAGAATCGTTTTGCTAAACTTAAGAAACTTGAGCAACTCAACTGGGATAGAAGCGCAGTGGCAAACTTAGGCCTTGACGCCTCACACGAAGCGCTCCTACTTCGAGAGAGCTATGCGGAGTTGATTCGCGTTCTTGACTTCGCAAATGAACGGGAAGGATTTGAAGATGCGCTTCGAAGCAGTGAAATTGAAGCGAAACAATTAGAGGAATCGCTCACGGATTGGGAAAAGCAGTCAACTCAATTGCCTCCGGATTCCGTGCGCCAAGCGTTCGCGTTGGTTGCGAAATCTTGCGCCTCATGTCACAAGAAGTATCGCGATGTTCCGTTGTCGGAGAAATGA
- a CDS encoding DUF6580 family putative transport protein — protein sequence MIISNRIAVIATLIVLAVLSRLIPHPPNFAAVGAVGLFAGASLGNRWLSLLIPICAMIISDVAIGFQWICIVIYLSMALYVVAGWWAGHQIDAKRLIAASLAASIGFFVITNFACWLTMYERSWAGFASCYVAAVPFFQNTLLSDFVFGLVLFGALRFAEWRLPALRPVVASEVIA from the coding sequence ATGATTATTTCGAACCGAATTGCGGTCATTGCTACACTGATCGTGTTAGCTGTTCTCAGTCGCCTAATTCCGCATCCACCGAATTTTGCGGCGGTGGGAGCTGTCGGGCTATTTGCGGGCGCATCGCTGGGGAATCGTTGGTTATCGTTATTGATTCCGATTTGCGCCATGATCATTAGCGACGTTGCCATTGGATTTCAGTGGATCTGCATTGTCATTTACCTATCAATGGCTCTGTACGTCGTGGCTGGCTGGTGGGCGGGCCATCAAATCGACGCTAAGCGACTGATAGCCGCTTCGTTGGCGGCTTCGATTGGCTTTTTTGTCATTACGAATTTTGCGTGTTGGCTAACGATGTATGAGAGATCATGGGCCGGCTTTGCAAGCTGCTATGTCGCAGCCGTGCCATTTTTTCAAAACACGTTGTTATCGGATTTCGTGTTTGGTTTGGTTTTATTTGGGGCATTGCGTTTCGCAGAGTGGCGATTACCGGCCTTGCGACCGGTAGTTGCCAGTGAGGTGATCGCATGA
- a CDS encoding DUF4465 domain-containing protein, producing the protein MRLAFAMILVVSLTQLGRADIVVDFEGFPLNGSGVFNGPTSNAISTPGPFGGNDRNGTFAVSGVEFFNSNNDLYGSWRGFAVSNHTDTTTPGFSNQYSSFAGTGANGSSKYAVAYADGAFFNLPSSTLLSSVSLANTTYAALSMQTGDSFAKNFGGVSGNDPDFFRVSLSGFDGLNGTGNSIGSVTVNLADFTFADNSQDFILSNWLTVDLSSIANSRSVSLSSASSDVGAFGINTPTYVAFDNLTITAVPEPSSFALLGIAGTGIALWRRRRCKANSRRLLEGPTS; encoded by the coding sequence ATGCGTTTAGCCTTTGCAATGATACTCGTTGTGTCCCTGACGCAACTAGGTCGAGCGGACATTGTCGTCGATTTTGAGGGATTTCCGCTCAATGGATCTGGTGTTTTTAATGGCCCCACAAGCAATGCAATTTCCACACCTGGGCCCTTCGGTGGAAATGATCGAAATGGCACGTTCGCCGTCAGCGGTGTTGAATTCTTCAACAGCAACAATGATCTCTATGGCAGTTGGAGGGGTTTCGCAGTTTCCAATCACACTGACACCACGACCCCAGGTTTTTCGAATCAATACAGTTCCTTCGCTGGAACAGGTGCGAACGGCTCGTCTAAGTATGCGGTGGCATATGCCGACGGAGCATTCTTTAACTTGCCGTCCAGCACACTCTTGTCCTCTGTTTCACTGGCCAACACGACCTATGCAGCGTTGTCGATGCAGACCGGAGATAGCTTCGCCAAAAACTTTGGCGGAGTCTCTGGGAACGATCCCGATTTCTTTCGCGTCTCGCTCAGTGGATTCGACGGGCTAAACGGTACGGGCAATTCCATCGGTTCGGTTACGGTCAATCTTGCCGACTTCACTTTTGCGGATAATAGCCAGGATTTCATTCTATCGAATTGGTTAACTGTTGACCTTTCATCAATTGCGAACTCTCGATCTGTGTCATTGTCGTCCGCCTCGTCAGATGTCGGTGCCTTTGGCATTAATACACCGACCTACGTTGCATTCGACAACTTGACCATCACCGCCGTTCCTGAACCGTCGAGCTTTGCATTACTAGGCATCGCTGGAACTGGCATTGCTTTGTGGCGACGACGCCGATGCAAAGCAAATTCGCGAAGATTGTTAGAAGGACCAACGTCATGA
- a CDS encoding H-X9-DG-CTERM domain-containing protein encodes MYAPWNGGGGYVLLGDGSVRYVATTINLDTWAAMSSCGKGEVFAHED; translated from the coding sequence ATGTACGCACCTTGGAACGGAGGAGGTGGCTATGTACTTTTGGGTGATGGCAGCGTACGGTACGTTGCCACAACGATAAATCTTGATACGTGGGCTGCGATGAGCAGTTGTGGCAAGGGGGAGGTGTTTGCTCATGAGGATTAG
- a CDS encoding ribonucleotide-diphosphate reductase subunit beta: protein MSIITNSTNQNVASQSTPAVERFNASEKRLINCGQVDVNQLMPLKYHWAWEHYQNGCANHWMPTEVPMTKDIEIWRSNRLSDAERHVIMRNLGFFSTAESLVGNNLVLAIFKHITNAECRQYLLRQAFEEAVHSHTFLYVVDSLGLDEGEVFNMYHEVPSIAAKDAFETELTAEVLDPNFSTASDEGAQSLLKNLIGYYIIMEGVFFYTGFVMMLSFHRRNLMTGIGEQFQYILRDETTHLNFGIDLINGIKSENPHLWTHDFQQQMIARVKQAVELELQYAADCLPNGILGLNADLFRDYVQYVADRRLERIGLPMQYGSSNPFPWMSETMDLAKEKNFFETRVTEYQSAGSLNWD from the coding sequence ATGTCTATAATTACGAATAGCACCAATCAAAACGTGGCATCTCAATCTACTCCTGCTGTCGAAAGATTCAATGCGTCCGAGAAGCGATTGATCAACTGCGGACAGGTCGATGTCAATCAACTCATGCCGCTCAAGTACCACTGGGCCTGGGAACATTACCAGAACGGATGCGCTAATCACTGGATGCCGACCGAAGTTCCCATGACCAAAGACATCGAGATTTGGCGCAGTAATCGGCTGAGCGACGCGGAACGCCACGTCATCATGCGCAACCTGGGGTTCTTTTCTACGGCGGAGAGTCTGGTTGGCAACAACCTGGTACTGGCCATTTTCAAACATATTACCAACGCGGAATGCCGCCAGTATCTGTTGCGTCAAGCATTTGAAGAGGCGGTACACTCGCATACATTCTTGTACGTCGTTGACAGCCTTGGCCTCGACGAAGGTGAGGTCTTCAACATGTATCACGAGGTTCCTTCGATCGCTGCCAAAGATGCCTTCGAAACGGAACTGACGGCTGAAGTACTCGACCCTAACTTTAGTACCGCCAGCGACGAAGGTGCTCAATCGCTACTCAAGAACCTGATCGGTTACTACATCATCATGGAAGGCGTCTTTTTCTACACCGGTTTCGTGATGATGCTCTCGTTTCATCGACGGAATCTGATGACCGGAATCGGCGAGCAGTTTCAATACATTCTTCGCGATGAAACTACGCACCTCAACTTCGGGATTGATCTGATCAATGGCATCAAGAGCGAGAACCCGCATCTGTGGACGCATGATTTCCAGCAGCAGATGATCGCCCGAGTTAAGCAAGCAGTTGAACTTGAACTTCAGTATGCTGCCGACTGCTTGCCAAACGGCATTCTGGGGCTTAACGCGGATTTATTTCGCGACTACGTCCAGTACGTTGCCGACCGAAGACTTGAGCGAATCGGCTTACCGATGCAGTACGGATCGAGCAATCCGTTCCCATGGATGAGTGAGACAATGGACCTCGCCAAAGAGAAGAACTTCTTCGAGACTCGCGTCACAGAATATCAGTCGGCTGGAAGTCTGAACTGGGACTAG
- a CDS encoding PEP-CTERM sorting domain-containing protein yields MIQKHKTLLLASIFAVVSIQSGRAKADLVFSGPTETTHAIDPAIAANDSRFREWANFIDPTRTSFAPRGSSVINQTGGFNSLGDLDATQIANGLSPGFLTVTFPTGIRNGLGHDFAVFENGFTFGTNSNGIPGLFAEFAYVDVSTNGIDFARFSSISRNTGPIQGSGAFAGYDVTNVYNLAGKHAGGFGTPFDLAELTSHTLVSGGLLDLNNIQYVRLFDIPGNGAFVDSLGNPIRDNWLTTGSGGFDFRLGTGLGVGVMNVSAVPEPSSLALLTIAGMGGFAFRRRRHSRSRDTEGKATESV; encoded by the coding sequence ATGATCCAAAAACACAAGACGCTTCTTTTAGCGTCCATCTTCGCAGTCGTTAGCATTCAAAGCGGTAGAGCAAAAGCTGATCTTGTTTTCTCAGGCCCCACTGAGACCACTCACGCGATCGATCCAGCCATTGCAGCCAATGACAGCCGATTTCGGGAGTGGGCAAATTTCATCGATCCAACTCGAACGTCATTCGCGCCCCGAGGCAGTTCGGTCATCAATCAGACAGGTGGATTCAACAGCCTCGGAGACCTAGACGCCACTCAAATCGCTAATGGTCTCTCACCAGGATTTCTAACAGTCACGTTCCCGACCGGAATCAGGAACGGTCTGGGGCACGACTTCGCAGTATTCGAAAACGGCTTTACCTTTGGCACTAACTCGAATGGTATTCCAGGCTTGTTCGCCGAGTTCGCCTACGTCGATGTTTCAACTAACGGCATTGACTTCGCAAGGTTCAGTAGCATCAGTCGAAACACGGGTCCGATCCAAGGGAGCGGAGCATTCGCTGGTTACGACGTCACGAACGTCTACAACCTGGCAGGCAAACATGCTGGAGGTTTCGGTACGCCGTTCGATCTCGCTGAATTGACCTCGCACACCCTGGTGTCTGGCGGTCTGCTCGACTTGAACAACATTCAATATGTCCGACTCTTTGACATACCAGGTAACGGAGCGTTCGTCGACAGCTTAGGCAATCCAATACGCGACAACTGGCTAACAACGGGATCAGGTGGTTTTGATTTCCGATTGGGCACTGGACTTGGCGTTGGAGTTATGAATGTCTCAGCAGTCCCAGAGCCATCGAGTCTAGCATTGCTCACCATTGCGGGCATGGGGGGCTTTGCCTTTCGTAGGCGTCGGCATTCTAGATCACGCGACACGGAAGGCAAAGCTACAGAAAGCGTATAG
- a CDS encoding DUF1559 domain-containing protein, producing the protein MVHQVASPCNRQCQLSEMEVCVGCGRDRSEIALWSCSDDSVKQQIVERALVRLRLLCSRDRSDGFTLVELLVTIGVIGVLVALLLPAVQAAREAARKVPCKNNLRQVGIALHNYHDTHKSLPTGCVEWRAWNAPPNRRQFAWSAMLLPFVEQLNLHQQINWNKPFDAPENSSVAKTDLSIYLCPTEPDLTPNKGQISYGGIFGELIVDREQDDGLFVNERAFRFSDVIDGLSNTLAVSEDVGGPDRQWINGRNIFAVAHGINDPTAWVGDNEIRSAHEGGAMFLFADARTLFVSESIDKQLLGKLITRAKQEVVELP; encoded by the coding sequence ATGGTCCACCAAGTTGCATCGCCTTGCAATCGCCAGTGCCAACTATCGGAGATGGAAGTCTGCGTCGGTTGCGGTAGAGATCGATCGGAGATTGCACTCTGGTCATGCAGCGATGATTCGGTGAAGCAGCAAATTGTTGAGCGAGCTTTGGTCCGGCTTCGCCTTCTATGCTCGCGAGATCGCTCGGATGGCTTCACGCTTGTCGAGCTGCTTGTGACGATCGGCGTTATCGGGGTTCTTGTTGCTCTATTGCTGCCCGCAGTGCAAGCCGCCCGAGAGGCCGCTCGAAAGGTGCCTTGCAAGAATAACCTAAGGCAGGTCGGTATTGCACTTCATAACTATCACGACACGCACAAATCGTTGCCTACTGGATGCGTTGAATGGAGAGCGTGGAACGCTCCTCCGAACCGACGCCAATTCGCATGGTCTGCAATGCTACTGCCTTTTGTGGAGCAACTGAATCTTCATCAGCAGATCAATTGGAATAAGCCATTCGATGCGCCTGAGAACTCAAGCGTAGCCAAAACTGACTTGTCCATCTATTTGTGTCCGACGGAACCAGACCTCACACCCAATAAGGGCCAAATCAGCTACGGCGGCATCTTCGGTGAACTGATTGTTGATCGAGAGCAGGATGACGGGCTCTTTGTTAACGAACGAGCATTCCGTTTTAGCGACGTCATCGACGGTTTGAGCAATACGCTTGCCGTCTCAGAGGACGTTGGTGGACCAGACCGTCAGTGGATCAACGGTCGCAATATCTTTGCGGTCGCTCATGGCATCAACGACCCAACCGCTTGGGTTGGTGATAACGAAATCCGCAGTGCTCACGAAGGTGGCGCGATGTTTCTATTCGCGGATGCTCGAACGTTATTTGTTTCTGAATCAATCGATAAACAACTTCTTGGCAAGCTGATCACACGAGCCAAGCAAGAGGTTGTGGAATTGCCTTAA
- a CDS encoding OprO/OprP family phosphate-selective porin, translating to MVSKNHISYLRLMAACIVLAMRGIASAQDPTSLAIEETGSSYASYAASTFDGQSELSTKEKTSEKQPDVEKEIEKLKKQVAELSKAEKDRKDKAAKLPTTKITTQLQPDFYWFSQDADNRATVGDIQDGSAFRRARIGVTGDYGPAQYRVEFDWALANRPNFLDVWVGMTDVEGIDSIRVGHFFEPFSLERVTPNRFTVFLERSLIDSAFAPARNLGAMAQNEMSDEMGTWAIGGFRTNSDGFGDDVGDFGEYAVTGRATRLLRYDDSCDSLSMLHFGGSYSFRDADNRVSRFRSQPEARVGAVLVNNVPNFVDTGNIATENFQLFGLESAWVEGPLSMQAEYMWAPVNVINGPTALMQGCYGQVSYFLTGEHRPFKKSNAVFDRVIPKRNFVPSGKGRIAEGPGAWEVAARLSHLDLNDGNVVGGRITDLTVGTTWYMNPFLHVTTNYVHAFLDRNAAKSNADIFGFRVNFDF from the coding sequence TTGGTTTCTAAAAACCACATATCGTACCTCCGATTGATGGCGGCGTGCATAGTGCTGGCGATGCGAGGAATTGCGTCTGCGCAAGACCCGACATCGCTTGCAATCGAGGAAACGGGCTCGAGCTACGCAAGTTATGCTGCGTCGACTTTCGATGGCCAGTCCGAACTATCGACCAAAGAGAAAACGAGTGAAAAGCAGCCTGATGTCGAAAAAGAGATTGAGAAACTGAAGAAACAGGTTGCGGAATTAAGTAAAGCAGAGAAAGATCGCAAAGACAAAGCGGCGAAACTCCCAACCACCAAGATCACGACTCAATTGCAACCCGACTTCTATTGGTTCAGCCAGGATGCAGATAATCGCGCTACGGTCGGAGACATCCAAGATGGCTCAGCGTTTCGACGCGCCAGAATTGGAGTGACCGGCGACTATGGCCCTGCACAATATCGAGTAGAGTTTGATTGGGCTCTGGCAAACAGACCCAACTTTTTGGATGTTTGGGTAGGGATGACTGACGTCGAGGGAATCGACTCAATTCGTGTTGGCCACTTTTTTGAACCGTTTAGTCTCGAACGTGTTACGCCCAACCGCTTTACTGTCTTTCTTGAACGTTCTCTAATTGATTCCGCTTTCGCCCCAGCCCGAAATCTAGGCGCTATGGCCCAGAACGAAATGTCGGACGAAATGGGAACTTGGGCCATCGGTGGGTTTAGAACAAATAGCGACGGATTCGGTGATGACGTCGGAGATTTTGGCGAGTATGCAGTAACAGGTCGAGCAACGCGTCTTCTACGGTACGACGACTCTTGCGATTCACTCAGCATGTTGCATTTTGGTGGCTCATACAGCTTTCGCGATGCCGATAATCGAGTCTCACGATTTCGATCGCAACCCGAGGCAAGAGTAGGAGCAGTATTAGTCAATAACGTGCCAAACTTTGTAGACACGGGTAATATTGCGACTGAGAACTTTCAACTATTTGGACTAGAGTCTGCCTGGGTTGAAGGACCACTCTCAATGCAAGCCGAGTACATGTGGGCTCCTGTCAATGTCATCAATGGGCCAACTGCACTGATGCAAGGTTGCTACGGTCAAGTGTCTTATTTCTTGACTGGTGAACATCGACCTTTCAAAAAGAGCAATGCGGTGTTCGATCGCGTCATTCCGAAAAGAAACTTCGTGCCGAGCGGTAAAGGCAGGATCGCGGAAGGTCCTGGTGCATGGGAAGTCGCAGCTCGACTATCCCACTTGGATCTCAACGACGGGAATGTTGTAGGTGGTCGGATCACTGACTTAACAGTGGGAACGACTTGGTACATGAACCCGTTTCTACATGTAACCACCAACTATGTGCATGCTTTTCTTGATCGCAACGCAGCGAAAAGCAACGCCGATATTTTTGGTTTCCGAGTAAACTTTGATTTCTAG
- a CDS encoding ribonucleoside-diphosphate reductase subunit alpha: MGWTVESAALMRVRKRDGRDAEFDRRRIEQAIEKAFRSELNLADGQPLPADSYQDILSIVEQVIELATAPGRTEPLHVEQIQDIVEIGLMQRQHFKVARRYILYRSEHAKLRAVRQEESVIADSRSEPVQVVPQVEIEPGVFVRFDAGRIRTFLLSLPESRRDAIRLEELIDEVIKGSFSGMTTSDIARSLVLSARSRIEVDPAYDRLAAALQRAIVYRQSLGFAQNRDDFQAIYRNKFEHYIIEGIRHERLSPDLRGFDLQRLADALHIQRDNEFRYLGIQTIYDRYLLHIDGRRIETPQYFWMRVAMGLALAEPGDVQTDRAIEFYDLLSSFRYTSATPTLFNSGTRHPQLSSCYLTTVQDDLAHIFKSIGDNAQLSKWAGGLGNDWTNVRAIGARIHGTNGESQGVIPFLKIVNDAAIAVNQGGKRKGAVCAYLEPWHLDFEEFLDLRKNTGDDRRRTHDMHTAAWIPDLFMQRVREGGTWTLFCPSEVPDLHDLYGTAFNTRYEHYESLAATGKLRQNRKLPAVDLWRKLLTRLFETGHPWVTFKDPSNLRSPQDHVGVVHSSNLCTEILLNTSEQETAVCNLGSVNLGLHLRGGELDMTLLERTVTTAVRMLDNVVDINYYPTPEARESNLKHRPIGLGVMGFQDALHRLGIPYASEAAMEFADRSMEAISYFAILASSRLAAERGRYSSYDGSKWSRGILPLDSMELVDQARGERVDITRGTSMDWQPVRESIAQNGMRNSNCLAIAPTATISTIVGASQSIEPTYKYLYAKSNLSGDFTQINELFVDTLKLRGLWSPEILDDLKYHDGTLAEINSIPPDVKELFATAFEVEPHWLIEAAARRQKWIDQGQSLNLYLAKPNGKAIDSMYQLAWQKGLKTTYYLRCLAATQVEKSTLDVNRHGIQPKWMKSKSESSAIQLNRVDAPASTKTCLIDNPDCEACQ, encoded by the coding sequence ATGGGTTGGACGGTCGAGAGTGCCGCATTGATGCGGGTCAGGAAGAGAGATGGTCGCGATGCCGAGTTCGACAGACGTCGAATTGAACAGGCAATCGAGAAGGCTTTTCGTTCGGAACTGAATCTGGCGGACGGGCAACCGCTGCCTGCGGATTCTTACCAGGACATCTTAAGCATCGTTGAGCAGGTCATTGAGCTTGCCACTGCACCGGGACGAACCGAGCCACTGCACGTTGAGCAAATTCAAGACATCGTCGAAATCGGTTTGATGCAACGGCAGCACTTCAAAGTGGCGCGCCGCTACATCCTCTATCGTTCCGAACATGCCAAGCTTCGGGCTGTTCGACAGGAAGAGTCAGTCATTGCGGACAGCCGGTCAGAGCCGGTTCAAGTCGTTCCGCAGGTTGAAATTGAGCCCGGCGTCTTTGTTCGTTTTGACGCGGGGCGAATCCGGACGTTCTTGTTGTCTTTGCCTGAGTCCAGAAGGGATGCCATTCGTCTTGAGGAACTCATCGATGAAGTCATCAAGGGATCGTTCTCCGGAATGACCACGAGTGACATCGCCCGCTCGTTGGTTCTTTCCGCGCGCAGCCGTATCGAAGTCGATCCAGCCTACGATCGCTTGGCGGCCGCACTCCAGCGAGCGATCGTTTACCGACAGTCGCTGGGATTCGCTCAGAATCGCGATGACTTTCAAGCGATCTATCGTAACAAGTTTGAACACTACATCATCGAAGGCATTCGGCACGAACGTCTTTCCCCAGACTTGCGAGGATTCGATCTCCAGCGTTTAGCCGACGCACTGCACATCCAGCGCGACAACGAATTTCGCTATCTGGGAATCCAGACGATTTACGATCGCTACTTGCTTCACATTGATGGGCGACGTATCGAAACGCCGCAGTATTTCTGGATGCGAGTCGCGATGGGCTTGGCCCTGGCAGAGCCTGGCGATGTGCAAACCGATCGAGCAATCGAATTCTATGACCTGCTCTCATCATTTCGTTATACCAGTGCAACGCCGACGCTATTCAACTCAGGCACGCGCCATCCGCAGCTTAGCAGTTGCTATTTGACGACAGTCCAAGACGATCTCGCGCACATATTCAAGAGCATCGGCGACAATGCTCAACTCTCCAAGTGGGCGGGTGGATTGGGCAACGATTGGACGAACGTAAGAGCCATTGGTGCTCGCATTCATGGCACCAATGGAGAAAGCCAAGGAGTCATCCCATTCTTGAAGATTGTGAACGACGCGGCCATTGCTGTGAATCAAGGCGGAAAGCGCAAAGGAGCGGTGTGTGCCTACCTAGAACCATGGCATTTGGATTTCGAGGAGTTTTTGGACCTTAGGAAGAACACGGGGGACGATCGCCGTCGAACACACGACATGCATACCGCCGCATGGATTCCCGATCTGTTCATGCAGCGAGTTCGAGAGGGAGGCACGTGGACGCTGTTCTGCCCGAGCGAGGTTCCCGATCTGCATGATCTCTATGGCACCGCGTTCAACACGAGGTATGAACATTACGAATCCCTGGCTGCAACAGGTAAACTTCGACAAAACCGAAAGCTACCAGCAGTTGATCTTTGGCGCAAATTGTTGACGCGATTATTTGAAACAGGGCATCCGTGGGTAACCTTTAAAGACCCCTCAAACCTCCGCTCACCCCAGGATCACGTCGGTGTAGTTCACAGTAGCAATCTGTGCACAGAAATCTTGCTAAATACCAGTGAGCAAGAAACGGCCGTGTGCAATCTCGGTAGCGTCAACTTGGGATTACATCTGCGAGGCGGTGAACTGGATATGACGCTCCTGGAGCGAACTGTAACCACGGCGGTCCGGATGCTCGACAACGTAGTCGATATCAACTATTACCCAACCCCAGAGGCGCGCGAGTCGAATCTCAAACATCGACCTATCGGCCTGGGTGTCATGGGTTTTCAAGATGCACTTCATCGGCTCGGGATTCCATACGCCAGCGAAGCGGCTATGGAGTTTGCAGATCGAAGTATGGAAGCTATCAGCTATTTTGCGATCCTTGCTTCCTCACGCTTGGCTGCTGAGCGAGGTCGATACTCCAGTTACGATGGTTCGAAATGGTCGCGCGGCATACTGCCTCTTGATTCGATGGAACTCGTTGATCAGGCACGTGGCGAACGAGTGGATATTACACGCGGGACGTCGATGGACTGGCAACCTGTCCGAGAATCGATCGCGCAAAATGGTATGCGCAATAGCAACTGCCTGGCAATTGCTCCGACGGCAACCATTTCGACGATTGTTGGCGCATCACAGTCGATCGAACCAACCTACAAGTACCTTTATGCCAAGAGCAACTTGTCAGGTGACTTCACGCAGATCAATGAGCTATTCGTCGACACGCTCAAGCTGCGGGGACTTTGGAGTCCTGAGATACTGGATGACCTCAAATACCATGACGGTACTCTTGCGGAGATAAATTCGATCCCTCCCGATGTGAAAGAGCTCTTTGCGACCGCTTTTGAAGTCGAACCGCATTGGCTGATCGAAGCAGCGGCGCGACGACAGAAATGGATTGATCAGGGGCAATCACTGAATCTCTACTTGGCAAAACCCAATGGTAAGGCGATCGATTCGATGTACCAGCTCGCCTGGCAAAAGGGACTTAAGACGACTTACTATCTTCGCTGTCTAGCTGCCACGCAGGTTGAGAAATCGACGCTGGACGTCAATCGCCACGGAATTCAACCCAAGTGGATGAAGTCCAAGAGCGAGTCAAGTGCGATTCAACTCAATCGTGTTGATGCTCCTGCGTCTACAAAGACTTGCTTGATCGATAATCCAGACTGCGAAGCTTGCCAATAG